Proteins from one Plodia interpunctella isolate USDA-ARS_2022_Savannah chromosome 7, ilPloInte3.2, whole genome shotgun sequence genomic window:
- the LOC128671393 gene encoding uncharacterized protein LOC128671393 isoform X6 — translation MGQCVSRSRPGPYSFSRHYDAESLASSVSGYARKGHSESKGARKRDKSVGNGNGKPSRGVATSFGFRRRPASTSRADDNARRKKPHDKNGNGGSSEDLRAEEVLSGRSTPLARPRKQAAGEPLRTNRFGFRQPHSKTAKVGDVSFAAEPAFSVTGKDKETAMNNNALDKKTTPGYSNHLPLVATQMTSTGVTTIVGATGVPKTVTKQTVILTYQPQQYPVQESRKAPSRAEPRATPRAPGIPDKPPGKYTFQTNQLPRPQYPAVKNIDAKTAKQVVNNTRKAGVAEGWREGAGSAVSTDSGVWTGGEGGATGDGSPQSRRRPRNLEMVMKGSHSFHLRELQVADLDIMDEAVVTGHAVIPLPKLPSSFDDQLTPEYDISPTPTYKPPSPILSKPMPTPETSQRQSSPMTTLERYRNRNRPSRILTTDFNEEKFVLDRAQPELLNKQNSFIKSSSGVVSPTAVSSKESSPSCKSEESHFGTSSAWHAGEAMATRSQDDVSIALSVSSCEDDKSKFDAKELPKLPEMEVPKKTIVIADEPPVPHPLLMKSLTLSQHDSLRGTMMGSMTSSNYSTTSTCTNQSAEHHNLTLTLEDSKFDMSALETSTQSLIDDETSPADSLISSTSTSDSNNDLQAERDPPSISSAYQTANTKTRSPEPEARDGVDGDLLQPVKEVIEIRSISGGASKNVTPESPGTPTHASGSLSLSDGRDFFDDEIADQPALLFRKNTDGSPSNKTVESEASRQLRRSRERINASPLTQRNRKMMGVRNGGAERTPSLDTLSSLASDDLMMDNDLARSITSLQSVDDYIERLDSSLRSGLNSLDERQLRQELSSSKAAIRQWSQLLEQNNMLDKQLAAMAQGKSAPDSLTASNNSLSNIGASLPVRTARLLQRSRTQTPSEAGASDGSTSPAPAPATLLQDVVDIKTLLLQLKRVLQEPGEEHHSMSSETLDPLLAACAESPARGNGRRPPPAAPRADSLPPDACAEMRRQIVYLQSQLEERDRLVRVLQQQMLRLADSHEPRADDTCNVGTQTDRLRPPSTVLSSSENSGLVSPIN, via the exons GGTCACTCCGAATCGAAGGGAGCTAGAAAGAGGGACAAGAGCGTGGGCAACGGTAACGGGAAGCCCAGCCGTGGGGTCGCCACGTCATTCGGCTTCCGACGACGACCGGCCAGCACCAGTCGCGCTGACGACAATGCTAGGAGGAAGAAACCACATGATAAGAATGGAAATGGAG GGTCATCAGAAGATCTGCGAGCGGAGGAGGTCCTGTCAGGGCGGTCGACGCCCCTGGCGCGCCCGCGCAAGCAGGCTGCGGGGGAGCCCCTGCGCACAAATAG GTTCGGTTTCAGACAACCTCACAGCAAGACGGCCAAAGTGGGAGACGTCAGTTTTGCAGCCGAGCCTGCCTTCAGCGTCACAGGCAAGGACAAGGAGACTGCCATGAATAACAATGCCTTAG ATAAGAAAACCACTCCCGGTTACTCCAACCACTTGCCACTAGTGGCGACTCAAATGACTTCGACAGGGGTCACCACCATCGTGGGCGCCACAGGAGTACCCAAGACCGTCACCAAACAGACCGTCATACTCACCTACCAGCCACAGCAGTATCCTGTACAG GAGAGCCGCAAGGCACCATCGCGGGCAGAGCCCCGGGCCACACCCAGGGCTCCGGGCATCCCCGATAAGCCTCCTGGGAAGTACACTTTCCAGACCAATCAGCTGCCGCGACCACAGTACCCTGCCGTCAAGAATATCGACGCCAAGACTGCTAAGCAG GTGGTTAATAACACAAGGAAAGCCGGTGTGGCCGAGGGATGGAGGGAAG GCGCCGGCTCAGCAGTATCCACTGACTCGGGGGTTTGGACCGGGGGTGAGGGGGGCGCGACGGGAGATGGCTCCCCACAGTCACGCCGGCGCCCGCGCAACCTAGAGATGGTGATGAAAGGCTCGCACAGCTTCCATTTACGTGAACTGCAAGTCGCCGATCTTGATATCATGG ATGAAGCCGTGGTCACCGGTCACGCCGTAATTCCCCTACCAAAACTACCCAGCTCCTTCGACGACCAGCTTACTCCAGAATACGACATCTCCCCTACACCCACTTACAAGCCCCCATCACCAATCCTATCGAAGCCCATGCCCACTCCTGAAACCTCTCAAAGGCAATCCTCTCCAATGACAACTCTGGAGAGGTACAGGAATAGAAACCGGCCCAGCAGGATCCTGACCACGGATTTTAATGAGGAGAAGTTTGTCCTAGATCGAGCTCAGCCGGAGCTACTTAACAAACAA aATTCATTCATAAAGTCTTCGAGTGGGGTGGTATCCCCTACCGCAGTGAGCTCTAAAGAGTCCAGTCCCTCGTGCAAGAGTGAAGAGAGCCACTTCGGAACCAGCAGCGCCTGGCACGCTGGAGAGGCTATGGCCACCAG ATCCCAAGATGACGTATCAATCGCGTTAAGCGTTTCAAGTTGCGAGGACGACAAATCCAAGTTCGATGCCAAGGAGCTCCCAAAACTGCCCGAGATGGAGGTGCCAAAGAAGACCATAGTCATCGCGGATGAGCCGCCGGTACCGCATCCATTGTTGATGAAATCCTTGACGCTGAGTCAGCATGATTCTCTGCGAGGGACTATGATGG GTTCAATGACCAGTTCCAACTACAGCACCACAAGTACATGCACCAATCAGAGTGCCGAGCACCACAATCTGACGCTCACCCTGGAGGACTCCAAGTTTGACATGTCAGCGCTAGAGACGTCCACCCAGAGCCTAATCGATGACGAGACGTCGCCTGCTGACAGCCTCATCTCGTCCACCAGTACCAGTGACTCTAATAACGACCTACAAGCTGAAAG GGACCCACCATCGATATCTTCTGCGTACCAGACAGCCAACACGAAGACCAGGTCTCCAGAGCCTGAAGCGAGAGACGGAGTCGACGGAGATTTGCTACAGCCTGTCAAGGAAGTCAT TGAGATAAGAAGCATCAGTGGGGGAGCCAGCAAAAACGTAACACCAGAATCGCCTGGAACACCAACACACGCCTCTGGTTCTCTGTCCCTCTCTGACGGAAGAGATTTCTTCGATGATGAAATTGCTGATCAACCAGCTTTACTTTTTCGCA aaaatacagATGGAAGTCCTTCGAACAAGACAGTAGAATCCGAAGCAAGCAGACAATTGAGAAGGTCCAGGGAACGCATCAATGCAAGTCCATTAACacaaagaaacagaaaaa TGATGGGTGTAAGGAACGGAGGCGCGGAACGCACGCCATCTTTGGATACACTGTCGAGTTTGGCTTCTGACGATCTGATGATGGACAACGACCTGGCCCGGTCCATCACCAGTCTGCAGAGCGTTGATGACTACATTGAAAG ACTGGACAGCTCCCTGCGCAGTGGTCTGAACTCGCTGGACGAGCGGCAACTACGCCAGGAGCTGTCCTCCTCAAAGGCAGCCATCAGGCAGTGGAGCCAGCTGCTGGAACAGAACAACATGCTGGATAAACAGTTGGCAGCCATGGCGCAGGGGAAGAGTGCCCCTGACTCACTGACTGCTAGTAACAACAGTCTTTCCAATATTGG GGCCAGCCTGCCAGTGCGCACGGCGCGGTTACTCCAGCGATCGCGAACGCAAACGCCGTCGGAGGCGGGCGCTAGTGACGGCTCCACGTCGCCTGCGCCCGCGCCGGCCACGTTGTTGCAGGATGTGGTCGACATTAAGACTTTACTATTGCAGCTTAAGCGGGTGCTACAGGAG CCCGGGGAGGAGCATCATTCGATGAGT AGCGAAACTCTCGACCCGTTGCTGGCGGCGTGCGCGGAGAGCCCCGCGCGCGGCAACGGGCGCCGCCCCCCGCCCGCCGCGCCCCGCGCGGACTCGCTGCCGCCCGACGCCTGCGCTGAGATGCGCAGGCAGATCGTCTATCTGCAG AGTCAGTTGGAGGAGCGCGACCGGCTGGTGCGCGTGCTGCAGCAGCAGATGCTGCGCTTGGCGGACAGCCACGAGCCGCGCGCCGACGACACCTGCAACGTCGGCACGCAGACTGACCGG TTACGGCCGCCGAGCACAGTGCTATCAAGTTCTGAAAATTCCGGTTTAGTGAG ccctattaattaa